A genomic segment from Chitinophagaceae bacterium encodes:
- a CDS encoding glycosyltransferase family 4 protein: protein MKKIIAIEAQRLFRPKKHGMEIVALEILKHLKNAAGNDFIYQVVVKEDVDECITSSSNFTVAQLPAKAYPIWEQILLPSFIKKLNAALLHCCSNTAPLFCKTPMVVTIHDVIYMQAGGFKGSAYQNFGNLYRRWIVPKAAKKAKAIIAVSEFAKKEIVAALNVQANKVHVVYNGLNAIYRPCTDIQKSVAFRTEYKLPEKYLLHFGNTATRKNTSGVLKAYIQYCFKEENALPLVISGCSKGTITAIAQRENLLLPENNILYTGYIEAAALPLLYSNAYLFLYPSFAEGFGLPLVESMACGTPVITAHNSSLPEVAGDAALFVDAANPNEIFLAITRLLTDANLYNQLKEKGLKNAQRFNWEKTANQTKEIYKMVLNNL from the coding sequence ATGAAAAAAATAATTGCTATTGAAGCCCAAAGATTGTTTCGCCCCAAAAAACACGGGATGGAAATAGTAGCATTGGAAATATTAAAGCACTTGAAAAATGCTGCCGGAAACGATTTTATTTACCAGGTTGTAGTAAAAGAAGATGTGGATGAATGCATAACCAGCAGCAGCAACTTTACGGTAGCCCAATTGCCTGCAAAGGCCTACCCTATTTGGGAACAAATACTGTTACCATCATTTATAAAAAAATTAAACGCAGCATTATTACATTGCTGCTCCAATACTGCGCCTTTGTTTTGCAAAACGCCCATGGTGGTTACCATACATGATGTAATTTATATGCAAGCCGGTGGGTTTAAGGGCTCTGCCTATCAAAATTTTGGCAACCTGTACAGGCGGTGGATAGTACCCAAAGCGGCAAAAAAAGCAAAAGCCATTATTGCCGTTTCGGAATTTGCAAAAAAAGAAATAGTTGCTGCACTAAATGTACAGGCAAATAAAGTGCATGTAGTTTACAACGGGCTCAACGCTATTTACAGGCCATGTACCGATATACAAAAATCGGTTGCCTTTAGAACGGAATATAAACTCCCAGAAAAATATTTGCTGCACTTTGGCAATACCGCTACCCGAAAAAATACCAGCGGCGTATTAAAAGCCTACATTCAATATTGTTTTAAAGAAGAAAATGCGCTGCCATTGGTAATTTCAGGGTGCAGCAAAGGAACTATTACAGCTATTGCCCAAAGAGAAAATTTGCTGCTACCAGAAAACAATATCCTTTATACAGGATATATTGAAGCTGCTGCACTGCCATTATTGTACAGCAATGCATATTTATTTTTATACCCATCCTTTGCCGAAGGCTTTGGGTTGCCACTTGTAGAAAGTATGGCTTGCGGCACACCGGTTATTACCGCACACAACAGTTCATTACCCGAAGTTGCAGGAGATGCGGCATTATTTGTAGATGCTGCAAACCCCAATGAAATTTTTTTGGCAATTACCCGTTTACTTACTGATGCAAATTTATACAACCAGCTAAAAGAAAAAGGCCTTAAAAATGCACAAAGGTTCAATTGGGAAAAAACGGCAAATCAAACTAAAGAAATTTATAAAATGGTTTTAAATAATTTATAA